The genomic stretch TTCGAATCCTTTGGCGTGGACGGTCACTTCGTATTCACCCTCGGGCAGTCCGTAAAAGCAAAAATACCCCTTGGCCGCAAAGTCCTTCCCGGACAGATAATGCTCGAAATAACCGACGTCTTCTTCCTTCCATGGGATCAGCGTGCGTGTGACGCCATCCCCTTTGAGCGGAAGGCTGTTTTCAATTGCGGATTTTTGATACAGTATGCCACGCACCGGGAGAGGCGTGCGGCATTCATACAAGCGGTGAATACCATGAGCGCAACGGCGGACAAATCGATCAACTGGCACAGGCTTGATCCGAAGGAAGTATCGGAGAAGCTGGAATCATCCGAAAAGGGTCTTACCGCGGAGGAGGCGCGCCAGCGGCTGGAACGCCATGGTCCCAACGAACTCGTCGAAAAAAGACGCAAATCGTTGTGGATGATGTTTCTGGATCAGTTTAAGGATTTCATGATCCTGGTGCTGATCGCCGCCGCCGTGGTGGCCGGGGTTATTGGCGAGCTTTCGGATACCATAGCCATTGTCGTGATCGTGCTGCTGAATGCCGTGCTCGGGTTCGCCCAGGAA from Deltaproteobacteria bacterium encodes the following:
- a CDS encoding carboxypeptidase regulatory-like domain-containing protein, yielding MPVDRFVRRCAHGIHRLYECRTPLPVRGILYQKSAIENSLPLKGDGVTRTLIPWKEEDVGYFEHYLSGKDFAAKGYFCFYGLPEGEYEVTVHAKGFEPYSGIRHVRQGLCESDMTVELVKKAADRS